The candidate division TA06 bacterium sequence GGCCCGCTGGCCGGCCTACGTCTTTCCCCTGGCCCTGGTGGTGTTCGGCCTGATCGACATCAAAGTGATGCAGTCCCTTTTTGCCGGCACGCCCCAGGGTTTCGGCAATCCCGAAGCCAGTTTCGGGGCCACCCTCTGGGGCGTCCGCTCGCTGGACATCCTGGGCCAGATCGCGGCGATCTTCGGCGGGGTGTTCGGGGTGCTGGCCCTGCTGCGGGAGAAGCCTTTGACCGCCAAACAGAAGGAAGAGGCCGTCATCGCCAAAGACGGCGGAAAGGAGAAATTATGGTAGTCACTTATTACATCTTCGTCGGCCTGCTGTTCTTCATCGGGCTCTATTGCCTGCTCACCAGCCGCAACCTGATCAAGCTTCTGATTGGGCTGGAGATCATGGCCAAGTCGGCGGTGCTGTCCTTCATCGTGGCCGGCTGGGCCCGGGGCGAAAACTTCGTCTCCCAGAGCGTGGTGATTACCTTCATCGTGATCGAGGTCTCCATCGTGGCGGTGGCTTTAGCCCTGGTGATCAATGTTTACAAGAACACCGGCAGCCTGGACATCCGCAATCTAACCAGATTGAAAGGGTAACATGATGGATGAGCAGAAACTGACATTTAGCGAGGTGAAGGCGAAAGTAGCGGAACATTTGAAAACAGCTCTTGGTATAATTGATTTTACCGTTACCTTTGCCAAACTTGAAGACAAAACAAATTTATGGAAAGTAAATGTTGAATTTAAAGAAAAGGCAGACGAAAGATCAACCCTTAAATTTATTTCTTCAGCATTGTTTGGCATCAATGCCAATACTGGTGATGTAGTTGAGTTCCAGAAAGGGTTGCTCTGGAAGTTCTGAATGGGTTATATTTACCAAAAAATAACTATACTCGGCACCAATAAAAGCAAAGAAGTCGAGGCATTATTTGATAGTGGCGCCGGAGGAAATTATATACGAAGAAAACTACTGGATGGCGACGATATAGAAGGAATAGGATATGATGTATATGAGGGTGTACAGCTTACAATTACAGCGAACAGCAACTTGGTTGCAGGCGATAGGATAAGGTTCAAATGGTTGACAATTTGAAATATCACTATTCCTGAACCGCCGTTTCTAGTGATGGATGAATTAAGTGACGAGGTAGTTATTGGAGCGTATTTGATGCAACAATTCGGTATTTTATTAGATCCACCTAATGAAAGAATAATAATACAAACTAAAACAAAAAGTTAGGCAGATAAACCATGACTTTACTAAACCAGTGGAACATAATCCTGACGCCTTTTGTGGGCTTCTTTGCCTTCCTCGCCATTTCTTATTTGATCTACCGGATGGGCGACGTGCTGGCCCCCAAGCTCAAAGACCAGGGCGCCAAGCTGGCCCAGTACGCCTGCGGCGAGGATTTTCCGGCCAAGAAGGTCCAGGTGGGTTACAAGCTTTTCTTCTACGCCGCCCTGTTCTTCACCATGATGCACGTGGCGGCCCTGGTGATAGCCACCATCCCCGGGGGCAGCCTGGCCTACGCCCTGCTGGGGATAGTGTATCTTTTGATGATCACGCTTTCGGTGGTGGCATTGCTCCTCAAATAAATCCAAAGCCAATATCGAAATACGAAACAAATACCAATGCCCGATTGCAAATAAACAAAATCAGGCGCCGTTTTTAGCAGCAGTGTTTTGGGTTTAGAGATTGTTTCGAATTTCGGATTTTGAATTTAGAATTTAAAGGAATAGTTATGGCTTTAGAAAAACTCGTCAAATGGTCCCGGGTCTCCTCGCCCTGGTTGCTCCATTTCAACAGCGGGGCCTGCAACGGCTGCGACATCGAAGTGCTGGCCGCCCTGATGCCGCGCTTTGACCTGGAGCGCTTCGGGGCGCTGCTTAAGGCCACGCCCAGGCACGCCGATGTGCTGGTGTGCACCGGAGCGGTGACCCGCCAACAGGCCGCCCGCTTAAAGAGGATCTACGAACAAATGCCCGAGCCCAAGTTCGTGGTGGCGGTGGGCGCCTGCGCTTGCTCCGGCAACGTTTTTCGGGGCTGCTACAGCGTGCTGGAAGGGGTGGACAAGGTAATCCCGGTCAACGCCTATATCCCCGGCTGCGCGGTGCGCCCCGATGCGGTGATAGACGGAGTAGCCAAACTTTTAGGCGCTCTTAAAAAAGGCTGATCCAAAAAAACAATTACCGGATACTGGATACAGTATACCGTATACAGAATACAGGAGAGAAAATGACCGCCGAAGAGATCAAAAAAATATTAGAGGACGGCCTGGGATCCAAGATCAAGGAGCTTACTACGCCGGCTCCCAGGAGGATGTTCCTCTGGGTGGACAAGGATAACCTGGCGGAAGCCTGCCGGACGGCCAAGGAAGAGGCCGGGTTCTATCACATCTCCACCATCACCGCGCGGGATACCGGAGACAAATTAGAGGCCTTGTATCACCTGGCCCAGTCCGGTATGGTGCT is a genomic window containing:
- a CDS encoding NADH-quinone oxidoreductase subunit K, coding for MVVTYYIFVGLLFFIGLYCLLTSRNLIKLLIGLEIMAKSAVLSFIVAGWARGENFVSQSVVITFIVIEVSIVAVALALVINVYKNTGSLDIRNLTRLKG
- a CDS encoding NADH-quinone oxidoreductase subunit J, whose translation is MDAINLTLLVVLTGLACAAVFLKDLLKAAISLAFMSALLAVLLYRLNSPYAAVFELSVVAGLITVLFVSVIALTKEEEQAKEARWPAYVFPLALVVFGLIDIKVMQSLFAGTPQGFGNPEASFGATLWGVRSLDILGQIAAIFGGVFGVLALLREKPLTAKQKEEAVIAKDGGKEKLW
- a CDS encoding NADH-quinone oxidoreductase subunit C, which encodes MTAEEIKKILEDGLGSKIKELTTPAPRRMFLWVDKDNLAEACRTAKEEAGFYHISTITARDTGDKLEALYHLAQSGMVLTVRAQTDRQHPLFPTVIPVYPGAVFYEREVHDLMGIGIEGHPDLRPLVLPEDWPSNVFPLRKDWQYNREKGAIE
- a CDS encoding NADH-quinone oxidoreductase subunit B family protein — protein: MALEKLVKWSRVSSPWLLHFNSGACNGCDIEVLAALMPRFDLERFGALLKATPRHADVLVCTGAVTRQQAARLKRIYEQMPEPKFVVAVGACACSGNVFRGCYSVLEGVDKVIPVNAYIPGCAVRPDAVIDGVAKLLGALKKG